The following coding sequences lie in one Biomphalaria glabrata chromosome 18, xgBioGlab47.1, whole genome shotgun sequence genomic window:
- the LOC106079123 gene encoding uncharacterized protein LOC106079123 isoform X2, whose protein sequence is MKTKLNSSISILRLFVYLLPVSDGCLYQRYGEDCSKVCNRCIGNCDKVNGTCKNCVEGYTDPKAGCNKDCPLGTFGFRCKGDCALKCKEDCLERIYGTCPETASSSRYIVIIFTIPVCCALFILLVAKFGTVQSDIKSTPTSTANDPSTTDMTSR, encoded by the exons AT gAAAACAAAACTGAATTCTTCCATTTCTATTCTCCGactatttgtctatttattacCAG TCTCTGACGGTTGTTTGTATCAACGCTATGGGGAGGACTGTTCAAAAGTGTGTAACAGGTGTATCGGGAATTGTGATAAAGTCAACGGAACTTGTAAGAATTGTGTGGAAGGCTACACAGATCCTAAAGCCGGATGTAATAAAG ATTGTCCATTAGGTACGTTTGGTTTTCGGTGTAAAGGTGACTGTGCATTGAAATGTAAGGAAGATTGTCTAGAACGTATTTATGGTACATGTCCAG AGACGGCATCATCTTCTAGGTATATTGTCATCATTTTCACTATACCTGTTTGTTGTGCTTTGTTTATTCTGTTAGTAGCAAA ATTTGGTACCGTCCAAAGTGATATCAAGTCTACGCCCACGAGCACTGCCAATGATCCGAGTACAACAGACATGACGTCACGTTAA
- the LOC106079123 gene encoding scavenger receptor class F member 1-like isoform X3, whose amino-acid sequence MELHISRKTKLNSSISILRLFVYLLPVSDGCLYQRYGEDCSKVCNRCIGNCDKVNGTCKNCVEGYTDPKAGCNKDCPLGTFGFRCKGDCALKCKEDCLERIYGTCPETASSSRFGTVQSDIKSTPTSTANDPSTTDMTSR is encoded by the exons ATGGAGCTACACATTAGTAG gAAAACAAAACTGAATTCTTCCATTTCTATTCTCCGactatttgtctatttattacCAG TCTCTGACGGTTGTTTGTATCAACGCTATGGGGAGGACTGTTCAAAAGTGTGTAACAGGTGTATCGGGAATTGTGATAAAGTCAACGGAACTTGTAAGAATTGTGTGGAAGGCTACACAGATCCTAAAGCCGGATGTAATAAAG ATTGTCCATTAGGTACGTTTGGTTTTCGGTGTAAAGGTGACTGTGCATTGAAATGTAAGGAAGATTGTCTAGAACGTATTTATGGTACATGTCCAG AGACGGCATCATCTTCTAG ATTTGGTACCGTCCAAAGTGATATCAAGTCTACGCCCACGAGCACTGCCAATGATCCGAGTACAACAGACATGACGTCACGTTAA
- the LOC106079123 gene encoding uncharacterized protein LOC106079123 isoform X1 translates to MELHISRKTKLNSSISILRLFVYLLPVSDGCLYQRYGEDCSKVCNRCIGNCDKVNGTCKNCVEGYTDPKAGCNKDCPLGTFGFRCKGDCALKCKEDCLERIYGTCPETASSSRYIVIIFTIPVCCALFILLVAKFGTVQSDIKSTPTSTANDPSTTDMTSR, encoded by the exons ATGGAGCTACACATTAGTAG gAAAACAAAACTGAATTCTTCCATTTCTATTCTCCGactatttgtctatttattacCAG TCTCTGACGGTTGTTTGTATCAACGCTATGGGGAGGACTGTTCAAAAGTGTGTAACAGGTGTATCGGGAATTGTGATAAAGTCAACGGAACTTGTAAGAATTGTGTGGAAGGCTACACAGATCCTAAAGCCGGATGTAATAAAG ATTGTCCATTAGGTACGTTTGGTTTTCGGTGTAAAGGTGACTGTGCATTGAAATGTAAGGAAGATTGTCTAGAACGTATTTATGGTACATGTCCAG AGACGGCATCATCTTCTAGGTATATTGTCATCATTTTCACTATACCTGTTTGTTGTGCTTTGTTTATTCTGTTAGTAGCAAA ATTTGGTACCGTCCAAAGTGATATCAAGTCTACGCCCACGAGCACTGCCAATGATCCGAGTACAACAGACATGACGTCACGTTAA